TGTAAGGAAGGATTGGAACAGTATTGTGAAAATGGAAATATCCAAACATACAACGGACACGATAAGCACCTTAATAAACAGACATTTGGTGGTTATTCTGAACGTGTTGTAGTAGATCAGGATTTTGTGCTCCACATTCCTGAAAATTTGGCTCTCGCAGCGACAGCACCTCTATTATGTGCTGGAATTACCACTTATTCACCTTTGAGGCATTGGAATGTGGGACCAGGAAAAAAAGTTGGTATAGTGGGTATCGGTGGCTTGGGACACATGGGAGTCAAAATCGCAAAAGCAATGGGAGCGCACGTCGTTGTTATTACAACGTCTGCTTCTAAAGTTGATGACGCCAAACGTTTAGGTGCCGATGAGGTGATCTTGTCAACTGATGCAGAACAAATGAAGGAACATGCAGGAACATTACATTTCATTTTGGACTGTGTTTCTGCACAACATGACATCAATGCCTATTTAAGTTTATTGAAACGAGATGGTTCCTTGACTCTTGTTGGCGCTCCGGAACATCCACTTCCTGTGGCTCCTTTTAGTCTGATTCCAACACGTAAGAGT
The DNA window shown above is from Sphingobacterium thalpophilum and carries:
- a CDS encoding NAD(P)-dependent alcohol dehydrogenase, with protein sequence MSTFSIRAFGTSAPTADLKQMDIERREVKDKDVEIDILFCGVCHSDLHTARNEWGGTVYPNVPGHEIVGRITKVGSAVTKFKVGDLAGVGCMVDSCRECESCKEGLEQYCENGNIQTYNGHDKHLNKQTFGGYSERVVVDQDFVLHIPENLALAATAPLLCAGITTYSPLRHWNVGPGKKVGIVGIGGLGHMGVKIAKAMGAHVVVITTSASKVDDAKRLGADEVILSTDAEQMKEHAGTLHFILDCVSAQHDINAYLSLLKRDGSLTLVGAPEHPLPVAPFSLIPTRKSFSGSMIGGIAETQEMLDFCGKHNIISDIELIKMQDINHAYDRLLKSDVKYRFVIDMASLKN